One window of the Mycobacteriales bacterium genome contains the following:
- the groES gene encoding co-chaperone GroES, with protein MASKTKIKPLEDRIVISVLDSEQTTASGIVIPDTAKEKPQEGTVIAVGPGRFEDGARVPLDINEGDTVIFSKYGGTEVKFGADEYLILSARDVLAVVNR; from the coding sequence GTGGCCAGCAAGACCAAGATCAAGCCGCTCGAGGACCGCATCGTGATCTCGGTGCTCGACAGCGAGCAGACCACGGCGTCGGGCATCGTGATCCCGGACACCGCCAAGGAGAAGCCCCAGGAGGGCACCGTGATCGCGGTCGGCCCGGGTCGCTTCGAAGACGGTGCTCGGGTCCCGCTCGACATCAACGAAGGCGACACGGTCATCTTCTCGAAGTACGGCGGAACCGAGGTCAAGTTCGGCGCGGATGAGTACCTCATCCTGTCCGCCCGCGACGTCCTCGCGGTGGTCAACCGCTAG
- a CDS encoding dienelactone hydrolase family protein encodes MATDAFLSETVSITGHDGDAIEAYAALPQDSAPRGGVVVIHHMPGYDAPTKEITRAFGARGYNAVCPNLYWREAPGADPSDAAATARAQGGVPDERFVGDAGGALSYLRGLPNSNGKVAVIGYCSGGRHSWLANGSLPFDAAIVCYGAFIVGETPEGLPPRPNLAHLATSMSGPVLGLFGNEDVYPTPAQVDELEGLLKDAGKPYEFHRYDGAGHAFFAVDRASYRPEVAMDAWGKIWAFLATTIGS; translated from the coding sequence ATGGCCACCGACGCATTCCTCTCCGAGACCGTCTCCATCACCGGGCACGACGGCGACGCCATCGAGGCGTACGCCGCGCTGCCGCAGGACAGCGCACCTCGCGGCGGGGTGGTCGTCATCCACCACATGCCGGGGTACGACGCGCCGACCAAGGAGATCACCCGGGCGTTCGGGGCGCGCGGCTACAACGCGGTCTGTCCGAACCTGTACTGGCGCGAGGCGCCGGGCGCCGACCCCTCCGACGCGGCAGCGACGGCGCGCGCCCAGGGCGGGGTCCCCGACGAGCGATTCGTCGGCGACGCGGGCGGCGCACTGAGCTATCTGCGGGGGCTGCCCAACAGCAACGGGAAGGTCGCGGTCATCGGCTACTGCTCGGGAGGCCGCCACTCGTGGCTCGCCAACGGCAGCCTGCCCTTCGACGCCGCGATCGTCTGCTACGGCGCGTTCATCGTCGGGGAGACCCCTGAAGGGCTGCCCCCGCGCCCGAACCTGGCGCATCTCGCCACGTCGATGTCCGGGCCGGTGCTCGGACTGTTCGGCAACGAAGACGTCTACCCGACCCCGGCGCAGGTCGACGAGCTGGAGGGTCTGCTCAAAGACGCCGGGAAGCCGTACGAGTTCCATCGCTACGACGGCGCGGGGCACGCCTTCTTCGCCGTCGACCGGGCGTCGTACCGGCCCGAGGTGGCCATGGACGCCTGGGGCAAGATCTGGGCCTTTCTGGCGACGACCATCGGGAGCTGA
- a CDS encoding DUF6295 family protein, translating into MCTYQTELFEVSGSGRGPSQWLRFTDASVYVDHPVHAMAGHTVNIDLRRPADGPAARVALELHPQAARDLAEAILRSLAAVPEAVLAAG; encoded by the coding sequence ATGTGCACCTACCAGACCGAGCTGTTCGAGGTCAGCGGCAGCGGCCGCGGCCCGTCGCAGTGGCTGCGCTTCACCGACGCCAGCGTCTACGTCGACCACCCCGTGCACGCCATGGCCGGGCACACGGTCAACATCGACCTGCGGCGGCCGGCGGACGGTCCCGCGGCACGGGTGGCGCTCGAGCTGCACCCGCAGGCGGCCCGCGACCTCGCCGAGGCGATCCTGCGCTCGCTGGCCGCCGTCCCCGAGGCGGTGCTCGCGGCCGGCTGA